One region of Myxococcus fulvus genomic DNA includes:
- a CDS encoding prolyl oligopeptidase family serine peptidase, which yields MKLRTAMAAAALMLPLASLAAAKGPSKPPATEKKDVVDTYHGTEVKDPYQWLEATDDAKVKQWNDAQNAHTRAILDKLPGREPLRQRISELLGWKSPGYGALTEAGGTLFVIKFQPPRQQPYLAVLGSVEDPSKERVLLDPMVLDPKGHTTIDFFEPTLDGKKLAVSLSKNGTESGDVSVYDVATGKPLPNEVVPRVNGGTAGGGLAWNADGTGFFYTRYPRGEERPAADRDFFQQIYFHKLGTPTEQDTYALGKDFPRIAMSELETSPDGKYIAAMVANGDGGEFMLYLHGPDGKWTQVTKFADKVIRSRFGHDGALYLLSRQDAPRGKVLRLPLATPTLDKATVLVPEGEASIQGFFPAKTRLYINEQLGGPSQVRIVDLKGKDLGLVPTPPVSSTGGLVSAGGDDVYFSNVSFVQPQAWYRFSAKDGQVTKTALARTAPLDMSDVEVVRTEATSKDGTKVPLSILKKKGTKLDGKNPTLLTGYGGFNISISPGFNALAGLWLEQGGVYAVANLRGGSEFGEKWHAEGSLTKKQNVFDDFYACAKLLVDQKYTQPRKLAIQGGSNGGLLMGAVVTQHPEAYGAVVARVGLYDMLRSERTSNGQFNVTEYGSVKDPEQFKALLAYSPVHNVKDGAKYPSVLFTSGANDPRVDPFHSRKMVARMQAATSTKNPILLRADAETGHGAGTPLNARIEEEVDAYSFIFSQLGVKYLPPAKKVAAPKPQ from the coding sequence ATGAAGCTGAGAACCGCGATGGCCGCGGCGGCGCTGATGCTGCCCCTGGCGTCCCTGGCCGCGGCCAAGGGCCCTTCCAAGCCGCCCGCCACGGAGAAGAAGGACGTCGTCGACACCTACCACGGCACGGAGGTCAAGGACCCGTACCAGTGGCTGGAGGCCACCGACGACGCGAAGGTGAAGCAGTGGAACGACGCGCAGAACGCCCACACGCGCGCCATCCTCGACAAGCTGCCCGGCCGTGAGCCGCTGCGCCAGCGCATCTCCGAGCTGCTCGGGTGGAAGTCCCCGGGCTACGGCGCGCTGACCGAGGCGGGCGGCACGCTCTTCGTCATCAAGTTCCAGCCGCCGCGCCAGCAGCCGTACCTGGCGGTGCTCGGCTCCGTGGAGGACCCGTCGAAGGAGCGCGTGCTGCTGGACCCCATGGTGCTGGACCCCAAGGGCCACACCACCATCGACTTCTTCGAGCCCACGCTGGACGGCAAGAAGCTGGCGGTGTCGCTGTCGAAGAACGGCACCGAGAGCGGCGACGTCTCCGTCTATGACGTGGCCACCGGCAAGCCGCTGCCCAACGAGGTGGTGCCGCGCGTGAATGGCGGCACGGCGGGCGGCGGGCTCGCGTGGAACGCGGACGGGACGGGCTTCTTCTACACGCGCTATCCGCGCGGCGAGGAGCGTCCGGCCGCGGACCGCGACTTCTTCCAGCAGATCTACTTCCACAAGCTGGGCACGCCCACCGAGCAGGACACGTACGCGCTGGGCAAGGACTTCCCGCGCATCGCCATGTCGGAGCTGGAGACGTCTCCGGACGGCAAGTACATCGCGGCCATGGTCGCCAACGGCGACGGCGGCGAGTTCATGCTCTACCTGCACGGCCCCGACGGGAAGTGGACGCAGGTGACGAAGTTCGCGGACAAGGTCATCCGCAGCCGCTTCGGCCACGACGGCGCCCTCTACCTGCTCAGCCGCCAGGACGCGCCGCGCGGCAAGGTGCTGCGCCTGCCCCTGGCCACGCCGACGCTGGACAAGGCCACGGTGCTGGTGCCCGAGGGCGAGGCCAGCATCCAGGGCTTCTTCCCCGCGAAGACGCGCCTGTACATCAACGAGCAGCTGGGCGGCCCCTCGCAGGTCCGCATCGTGGACCTGAAGGGCAAGGACCTGGGCCTGGTGCCCACGCCGCCCGTGTCCTCCACCGGCGGCCTGGTGAGCGCGGGCGGTGACGACGTGTACTTCAGCAACGTCAGCTTCGTGCAGCCGCAGGCCTGGTACCGCTTCTCCGCGAAGGACGGCCAGGTGACGAAGACGGCGCTGGCGCGCACGGCGCCGCTGGACATGAGCGACGTGGAGGTGGTGCGCACCGAGGCCACGTCCAAGGACGGCACCAAGGTTCCCCTCTCCATCCTGAAGAAGAAGGGCACCAAGCTGGACGGGAAGAACCCGACGCTGCTCACCGGCTACGGCGGCTTCAACATCTCCATCTCCCCGGGCTTCAACGCGCTGGCGGGCCTGTGGCTGGAGCAGGGCGGCGTCTACGCGGTGGCCAACCTGCGCGGCGGCTCGGAGTTCGGCGAGAAGTGGCACGCCGAGGGTTCGCTGACGAAGAAGCAGAACGTGTTCGACGACTTCTACGCGTGCGCGAAGCTGCTGGTGGACCAGAAGTACACGCAGCCCAGGAAGCTGGCCATCCAGGGCGGCAGCAACGGCGGCCTGCTCATGGGCGCCGTCGTCACGCAGCACCCGGAGGCGTACGGCGCCGTGGTGGCCCGCGTGGGCCTCTACGACATGCTGCGCTCGGAGCGCACGTCGAACGGCCAGTTCAACGTCACCGAGTACGGCTCGGTGAAGGACCCCGAGCAGTTCAAGGCGCTGCTGGCCTACTCGCCCGTGCACAACGTGAAGGACGGCGCGAAGTACCCGTCCGTGCTCTTCACCTCCGGCGCCAATGATCCGCGCGTGGACCCGTTCCACTCGCGCAAGATGGTGGCGCGGATGCAGGCGGCCACGTCGACGAAGAACCCCATCCTGCTGCGCGCCGACGCGGAGACGGGCCATGGCGCCGGCACGCCGCTCAACGCGCGCATCGAGGAGGAGGTGGACGCGTACTCGTTCATCTTCAGCCAGCTGGGCGTGAAGTACCTGCCGCCCGCGAAGAAGGTGGCCGCGCCGAAGCCGCAGTAA
- the dacB gene encoding D-alanyl-D-alanine carboxypeptidase/D-alanyl-D-alanine endopeptidase, giving the protein MSRALSFCLVLAAAALPVGCRHTQHPATPTVSSVASSLFATLEDEGALASAFVLDATTGEPLYAHREHVRLLPASTMKVVSTASVLSALGADYRFQTPVTLEGTLTDGLFLGDLVVDSSGDPSLGSWRFPETALACEQVADALQAKGVRQWKGQVRVRGIDDDVPFGPGWAWDDVAYAYSAAPTPFVFRENVVDLALSRPEGADCAQPPHVQLTPAFATLSTVVRVDPNAERANLSCTRQRGAPGVRCVWRSPVNQCPRTANVRLSVDEPQVLFAACVEEALLKRGVPRLPFTLEAPAPLRPPVPEPLVTLASPPLSELVKVTNKESLNLYAERLGLRFARERGGVEGYANLRTALAEELTRRGIPARDLRPVDGSGLSRYNLATARGLARVLFTSLREPYGAALVDSLPVAGLDGTLANRPVTPVTAGRIRAKTGTLSGQKCFAGVVERPGDAEHPRVVFALMLGNMDEATALPANEAFDRFAAALVELPLRAP; this is encoded by the coding sequence ATGAGCCGCGCCCTCTCCTTCTGTCTCGTCCTGGCCGCCGCCGCCCTGCCCGTCGGCTGCCGTCACACCCAACATCCCGCGACGCCCACCGTGAGCTCGGTGGCGAGCTCGCTCTTCGCCACGCTGGAGGATGAGGGCGCGCTGGCGAGCGCCTTCGTGCTGGACGCGACCACGGGCGAGCCGCTGTATGCCCACCGCGAGCACGTGCGGCTGCTGCCCGCGTCGACGATGAAGGTCGTCTCCACCGCGTCCGTCCTCTCCGCCCTGGGCGCGGACTATCGCTTCCAGACGCCGGTGACGCTGGAGGGCACGCTGACCGACGGGCTGTTCCTCGGCGACCTCGTGGTGGACTCGTCCGGAGACCCGTCCCTGGGCTCGTGGCGCTTCCCCGAGACGGCGCTCGCCTGCGAGCAGGTGGCCGACGCGCTGCAGGCGAAGGGCGTGCGACAGTGGAAGGGCCAGGTGCGCGTGCGCGGCATCGACGACGACGTGCCCTTCGGCCCCGGCTGGGCCTGGGATGATGTCGCGTATGCCTACAGCGCGGCGCCCACGCCCTTCGTCTTCCGCGAGAACGTGGTGGACCTCGCGCTCTCGCGTCCCGAGGGCGCGGACTGCGCGCAGCCGCCCCACGTCCAGCTCACGCCCGCCTTCGCCACGCTCTCCACCGTCGTGCGCGTGGACCCGAACGCGGAGCGCGCCAACCTCTCCTGCACCCGTCAGCGCGGCGCTCCCGGCGTGCGCTGCGTGTGGCGCTCACCCGTCAACCAGTGCCCGCGCACGGCCAACGTGCGGCTCTCCGTGGACGAGCCCCAGGTGCTCTTCGCCGCGTGTGTCGAGGAGGCCCTGCTCAAGCGGGGTGTGCCGCGCCTGCCCTTCACGCTGGAGGCCCCCGCCCCCCTGCGTCCGCCCGTCCCCGAGCCGCTCGTCACGCTGGCCAGTCCGCCCCTGTCCGAGCTGGTGAAGGTCACCAACAAGGAGTCGCTCAACCTCTACGCGGAGCGGCTGGGCCTGCGCTTCGCCCGTGAGCGCGGCGGCGTGGAGGGCTACGCGAACCTGCGCACCGCGCTCGCCGAGGAGCTGACCCGCCGAGGCATCCCCGCCCGTGATCTGCGCCCCGTCGATGGCAGCGGCCTGTCGCGCTACAACCTCGCCACCGCGCGGGGACTGGCGCGCGTGCTCTTCACCAGCCTGCGCGAGCCGTATGGCGCGGCGCTGGTCGACAGCCTGCCCGTGGCGGGCCTGGACGGCACGCTCGCCAACCGCCCGGTGACGCCCGTCACCGCCGGCCGCATCCGCGCCAAGACGGGCACCCTGTCCGGACAGAAGTGCTTCGCCGGCGTGGTGGAACGCCCCGGGGACGCCGAGCACCCGCGCGTCGTCTTCGCGCTGATGCTGGGCAACATGGACGAGGCCACCGCGCTGCCCGCCAACGAGGCGTTCGACCGCTTCGCCGCGGCCCTCGTGGAGCTGCCCCTCCGCGCCCCGTAG
- a CDS encoding sulfatase-like hydrolase/transferase: MDQPTRPNILLLTVDQLMFPRFAYGVGGGFAPGIKDLLGFIDEGGEDNPYRKFFPGFAALRRNASIFRNHTIAASACIPSRAAIYTGQYGTRTGVTQTDGLFKSGDAAAFPWLVPEGIPTIGHWFQKAGYHTHYFGKCHFANPPEHSLKRLGFDDWELSYPEPHGSSVNNLGTFRDVGFADLACTFLRRMGLGQPYNRALAEQAYAAPRADGPSTTPQPWFAVASFTNPHDIATYPILPRQMDPDARPVGPLLVPGQHSQSATPVAGSWTLPLNPMGFPQENSHLPPNVHDSLANKPTCQRDYAYKMGLALAAKTGLAMHQAKESIDPVAVTLNSGIPFQLTAAPDESTLRFNQYYTWLIHLVDGHIERVLRTLDECGLAKNTIVVFLSDHGEYAGSHGYMMEKWHTAYQEALHVPLVVRMPLEKERPQTRQHEALTSHVDVLPTLLGLAGLSPGEVDAIRTDLRLHHPVPPFVGADLSPLVQGNADSVTEQDGTPRQGVLFITDDEITEPLPRTGDPHQVHDEAIYSVFVRSVEALREGTTRAGHLPWLAPGPVCQPNHVRCVRTPRWKLSRTFDPSGEHTDQWELYDLQNDALELENLLVFDGPFPTLVPKLPPGLSAEEVESAAFETHALLMKYEAEKLSPWPSSSR; the protein is encoded by the coding sequence ATGGACCAGCCCACACGCCCCAACATCCTGCTGCTGACGGTGGATCAGCTCATGTTCCCGCGCTTCGCCTACGGTGTCGGAGGCGGCTTCGCGCCCGGCATCAAGGACCTGCTGGGGTTCATCGACGAGGGCGGCGAGGACAATCCCTATCGGAAGTTCTTCCCGGGCTTCGCGGCGCTGCGGCGCAACGCGTCCATCTTCCGCAACCACACCATCGCCGCCTCGGCCTGCATCCCCAGTCGCGCGGCCATCTACACGGGGCAGTACGGCACGCGCACCGGTGTCACCCAGACGGACGGCCTCTTCAAGAGCGGCGACGCGGCGGCCTTCCCGTGGCTCGTGCCGGAGGGGATTCCCACCATCGGCCACTGGTTCCAGAAGGCCGGCTATCACACGCACTACTTCGGCAAGTGTCACTTCGCCAATCCACCCGAGCACTCGCTGAAGCGGCTCGGCTTCGACGACTGGGAGCTGTCCTATCCGGAGCCTCACGGGTCCTCGGTCAACAACCTGGGCACCTTCCGCGACGTGGGCTTCGCCGACCTCGCGTGCACCTTCCTGCGCAGGATGGGCCTGGGGCAGCCCTACAACCGCGCGCTGGCCGAGCAGGCCTATGCGGCACCTCGCGCCGACGGGCCCTCGACGACGCCGCAGCCGTGGTTCGCCGTCGCGTCGTTCACCAACCCCCACGACATCGCGACCTATCCCATCCTCCCCAGGCAGATGGACCCGGACGCGCGTCCCGTGGGGCCGCTGCTCGTGCCCGGTCAGCACAGCCAGTCGGCCACGCCCGTCGCGGGCAGCTGGACGCTTCCGCTCAACCCGATGGGCTTCCCACAGGAGAACTCGCACCTGCCGCCCAACGTGCACGACTCGCTCGCCAACAAGCCGACCTGTCAGCGCGACTACGCGTACAAGATGGGGCTCGCGCTCGCGGCGAAGACGGGGCTCGCGATGCACCAGGCGAAGGAGTCCATCGACCCCGTCGCCGTCACGCTCAACTCGGGCATCCCCTTCCAGCTCACCGCCGCCCCGGACGAGTCCACGCTGCGCTTCAACCAGTACTACACGTGGCTCATCCACCTGGTGGACGGACACATCGAGCGCGTCCTGCGCACGCTCGACGAATGCGGCCTGGCGAAGAACACCATCGTCGTCTTCCTCTCGGACCACGGCGAGTACGCCGGCTCCCACGGCTACATGATGGAGAAGTGGCACACCGCCTATCAGGAGGCGCTGCATGTGCCGCTCGTGGTGCGGATGCCGCTGGAGAAGGAGCGCCCCCAGACGCGGCAGCACGAGGCGCTCACCAGCCACGTGGACGTGCTGCCCACGCTGCTGGGGCTCGCGGGCCTGTCACCGGGGGAGGTCGACGCCATCCGCACGGACCTGCGCCTGCATCACCCCGTGCCGCCGTTCGTCGGCGCGGACCTGAGCCCGCTGGTGCAGGGCAATGCGGACTCCGTGACGGAGCAGGACGGGACGCCTCGTCAGGGCGTGCTCTTCATCACGGACGACGAAATCACCGAGCCCCTGCCGCGCACCGGCGACCCGCACCAGGTGCACGACGAGGCCATCTACTCGGTGTTCGTGCGCTCGGTGGAGGCGCTTCGCGAAGGAACCACGCGCGCGGGGCACCTGCCGTGGCTCGCGCCGGGGCCGGTGTGCCAACCCAACCATGTGCGCTGCGTGCGCACGCCGCGCTGGAAGTTGTCGCGGACATTCGACCCGTCGGGCGAGCACACGGACCAGTGGGAGCTGTATGACTTGCAGAACGACGCGCTGGAGCTGGAGAACCTGCTCGTCTTCGACGGCCCGTTCCCCACCCTCGTCCCCAAGCTGCCCCCTGGTCTCTCAGCCGAGGAGGTCGAGTCCGCCGCGTTCGAGACGCACGCGCTGCTCATGAAGTACGAGGCGGAGAAGCTGTCGCCCTGGCCGTCCTCGAGCCGGTAG
- a CDS encoding DUF4114 domain-containing protein, translated as MGCLLSLAATSAHADPASLALLPPRIESTAQSAEQVPSRGTSVLGVTASDPQGSPLTFTWTSTEGALAPPVHGATTSEVTWTAPDCLPPDSAPVKVAVTNALGLTSEVAFTFNVGGDLSLDYQKPFAVSQFSELDSVTVSPTSLQLTAKSLPLSAERIVFEQPVSLSLQLVRKNAGASHTLGWMYRDELVARGYVGPNDELLDTNSNGIADLHEDLYNLAPPTGPQARPYIGMWPRCPRSFLSGSFLYSEPGLAMNAACQATFRRETLADARPGQGNVRLLAEVVGRGLPDGNPNGFSDLGRYPRIPNLLEPALPENNFLGLGRLAFLITDDDEDAVTYTNMGPVQDMRLTAPDGIPDYDVSAYTAEGVLRPQNPDPGITPRDRKVTLGPIDAHREVVFFLVTYFEGIHEPLDEGLTFPCLRKAANGRCELFLQTPVSVFFSKASWNMDMDVRGTSPAAEFNTGCAYRDTCNRAAPNNSGGSCALPGTTQRLCGWLDVQALTMLRQPEYGNIFLPPERLFVPASSNGAMPHLVLASSPIYPQRWLMGWEDLNGGGDRDFANVVVQLQADPAGVARTAPLDALPPDLDPRCIISRVRMAKSDSVGPYCPSASETSINYAITPECSICSGGTCVPNPTPTWLHPALTPGVSEAVMNVGVFGGRSLCWRVALGTRDFRCQPEVINVDIGYELTRLP; from the coding sequence TTGGGCTGCCTGTTGTCCCTCGCGGCCACGAGCGCCCACGCGGACCCCGCCTCGCTCGCGCTGCTGCCCCCTCGAATCGAGAGCACCGCCCAGTCCGCCGAGCAGGTGCCGTCACGAGGCACGTCGGTGCTCGGCGTGACGGCGAGCGACCCACAGGGCTCGCCGCTCACCTTCACGTGGACCTCCACCGAAGGAGCCCTGGCGCCACCGGTCCACGGCGCGACCACGAGCGAGGTCACCTGGACCGCGCCGGACTGCCTGCCTCCCGACAGCGCGCCGGTGAAGGTCGCCGTCACCAACGCGTTGGGCCTCACGTCCGAGGTGGCCTTCACCTTCAACGTCGGCGGTGATTTGTCCCTCGACTACCAGAAGCCGTTCGCGGTCTCGCAGTTCAGCGAGCTCGACAGCGTCACCGTCTCGCCGACCTCCCTGCAACTGACCGCGAAATCCCTTCCCCTGAGCGCGGAGCGGATCGTCTTCGAGCAGCCTGTGAGCCTGTCGCTCCAACTGGTGCGCAAGAACGCGGGCGCCAGCCACACGTTGGGGTGGATGTACCGCGACGAGCTGGTGGCGCGTGGCTACGTCGGCCCCAACGACGAGCTGCTCGACACCAACAGCAATGGCATCGCGGACCTCCACGAGGACCTCTACAACCTCGCGCCGCCCACGGGCCCCCAGGCGCGGCCCTACATCGGAATGTGGCCCCGCTGCCCCCGGTCGTTCTTGTCGGGGTCCTTCTTGTACAGCGAGCCGGGCCTCGCGATGAACGCCGCCTGCCAGGCGACCTTCCGCCGCGAGACGCTGGCCGATGCACGCCCGGGCCAGGGAAATGTCCGCCTCCTGGCGGAGGTCGTGGGCCGCGGACTCCCCGACGGAAACCCGAATGGCTTCTCGGACCTGGGGCGCTATCCGCGCATCCCCAACCTGCTCGAGCCCGCCCTGCCGGAGAACAACTTCCTGGGCCTGGGCCGGCTCGCCTTCCTCATCACCGACGATGACGAGGACGCAGTCACCTACACCAACATGGGGCCCGTCCAGGACATGCGCCTCACCGCGCCGGATGGCATCCCCGACTACGACGTCTCCGCGTACACGGCGGAGGGGGTTCTGAGGCCGCAGAACCCCGACCCCGGCATCACGCCTCGCGACAGGAAGGTGACGCTGGGGCCCATCGACGCGCACCGTGAAGTCGTCTTCTTCCTCGTCACCTACTTCGAGGGCATCCACGAGCCCCTCGACGAGGGTCTCACCTTCCCCTGTCTGAGGAAGGCGGCGAATGGGCGGTGCGAGCTGTTCCTCCAGACGCCCGTCTCCGTGTTCTTCTCCAAGGCCTCGTGGAACATGGACATGGACGTCCGTGGCACCAGCCCCGCGGCCGAGTTCAACACGGGCTGCGCCTACCGCGACACCTGCAATCGCGCCGCCCCCAACAACAGCGGCGGCTCCTGTGCCCTGCCGGGGACCACCCAACGGCTGTGTGGCTGGCTGGATGTACAGGCGCTGACGATGCTGCGTCAGCCCGAGTACGGGAACATTTTCCTGCCGCCCGAGCGCCTCTTCGTCCCGGCCTCGTCGAACGGCGCCATGCCGCACCTGGTCCTGGCCTCGTCGCCCATCTACCCCCAGCGCTGGCTGATGGGCTGGGAGGACCTCAATGGCGGCGGAGACCGGGACTTCGCCAACGTCGTGGTCCAATTGCAGGCCGACCCCGCGGGGGTCGCGCGCACGGCGCCGCTCGACGCCCTGCCCCCGGACCTGGACCCGCGTTGCATCATCTCGCGCGTGAGGATGGCCAAGTCGGACTCGGTCGGCCCCTATTGCCCGTCCGCGAGCGAGACCTCCATCAACTACGCCATCACCCCCGAATGCAGCATCTGCTCGGGCGGAACCTGCGTGCCCAACCCGACGCCCACCTGGCTGCATCCCGCCCTGACACCGGGCGTTTCGGAGGCGGTGATGAACGTCGGGGTGTTCGGGGGACGGAGCCTGTGCTGGCGGGTGGCGCTTGGCACGCGCGACTTCCGCTGCCAGCCGGAGGTCATCAACGTCGACATCGGCTACGAGCTGACGCGCCTGCCTTGA
- the rdgC gene encoding recombination-associated protein RdgC, producing the protein MPVLRGAVTFSRFRVEPSKEAPSDIKRSLPRGLKANAFEPIDRRSEDDRAAGFVELENADAVDFSVGRVFYGEYALFSFRIDSLKVPAAAMKAELAKWTTQFEAENDRPASRAEKTQAKAQIKQMLRTRTTPRTNVLDVSWNQNTQQLQVWAASRKVVEEILIALENALGLKLVALTPAAIAQASGIDEGALGPTAELIGMDLPAGAGAEVVHGEA; encoded by the coding sequence ATGCCAGTCCTACGTGGTGCCGTCACCTTCTCGCGCTTCCGGGTCGAACCGTCGAAGGAAGCGCCTTCCGACATCAAGCGTTCGCTCCCGCGGGGCCTCAAGGCGAACGCGTTCGAGCCCATCGACCGCCGCTCCGAGGATGACCGGGCCGCGGGCTTCGTGGAGCTGGAGAACGCGGACGCCGTCGACTTCTCCGTCGGGCGCGTCTTCTATGGCGAGTACGCGCTGTTCTCGTTCCGCATCGACTCGCTGAAGGTCCCCGCCGCCGCGATGAAGGCGGAGCTGGCGAAGTGGACCACCCAGTTCGAGGCGGAGAATGACCGGCCCGCGTCGCGCGCGGAGAAGACGCAGGCCAAGGCGCAGATCAAGCAGATGCTGCGCACGCGCACCACGCCGCGCACCAACGTGCTGGACGTGAGCTGGAACCAGAACACGCAGCAGCTTCAAGTCTGGGCCGCGTCGCGCAAGGTGGTGGAGGAGATCCTCATCGCGCTGGAGAACGCGCTCGGGCTGAAGCTCGTCGCACTGACGCCGGCGGCGATCGCGCAGGCGTCGGGCATCGACGAGGGGGCCCTGGGGCCCACCGCGGAGCTCATCGGGATGGACCTGCCGGCGGGCGCCGGGGCGGAGGTGGTGCATGGCGAAGCGTGA
- a CDS encoding cupin-like domain-containing protein gives MARARDSDGGMVDVASSSLDPEWRAWLAENVVRGVAPTRLVDTLVSAGVSLSEAHAHVEAVHQHPAVSMGRGHLARHEDVLSLLDSRVALHRQSGRHQHLARHADLSISALMERYYLAHEPVHLPGFMRDWPLMEHWCPSSLARRYGHVEVEVMAGREARVDHDLDPDACRAVMRFDEFLRRLQEGGPSNDLYLTARNFALEREELRGLLDDVRYPSGLLRASDRPGAVKLWVGPAGTLTQLHHDLGTVLFGQVHGRKRFRLIPSFHTHHVYSHLEVWSQVDAEHPDLTRFPLYREADVLEVVVEPGDMLLIPAGWWHWVHALDVSVSVTFQEFDVPGGNTWWRLG, from the coding sequence GTGGCCCGCGCACGCGACAGCGATGGGGGCATGGTGGACGTCGCTTCATCCAGCCTGGATCCGGAGTGGCGAGCGTGGCTCGCCGAGAACGTCGTGCGAGGCGTGGCCCCGACGCGACTGGTTGACACCCTGGTGTCCGCGGGAGTGTCACTGTCCGAGGCGCACGCTCACGTCGAGGCCGTCCATCAGCATCCCGCCGTGTCGATGGGACGTGGCCACCTCGCCCGACACGAGGACGTCCTCTCGCTCCTCGACAGCCGCGTCGCGCTCCACCGTCAATCCGGCCGACACCAGCACCTGGCGCGTCACGCGGACCTCTCCATCTCCGCGCTGATGGAGCGCTACTACCTGGCCCACGAGCCCGTGCACCTGCCGGGCTTCATGCGCGACTGGCCCCTGATGGAACACTGGTGCCCCTCATCCCTGGCCCGGCGCTACGGCCACGTGGAGGTGGAGGTCATGGCCGGCCGGGAGGCGCGCGTGGACCACGACCTGGACCCGGACGCGTGCCGCGCGGTGATGCGCTTCGATGAGTTCCTGCGTCGCCTGCAGGAGGGCGGGCCGTCGAACGACCTCTACCTCACGGCTCGCAACTTCGCCCTGGAGCGGGAGGAACTGCGCGGACTGCTCGACGACGTGCGCTACCCCTCAGGCCTCCTGCGCGCCTCCGATCGGCCGGGCGCGGTGAAGCTCTGGGTCGGCCCCGCCGGCACGCTGACGCAGCTGCACCACGACCTGGGCACCGTCCTGTTCGGACAGGTGCACGGACGCAAGCGCTTCCGCCTCATCCCGTCGTTCCACACGCACCACGTCTACAGCCACCTGGAGGTGTGGAGCCAGGTCGACGCCGAGCACCCCGACCTCACACGCTTCCCCCTGTATCGCGAGGCCGACGTGCTCGAGGTCGTGGTGGAGCCCGGTGACATGCTGCTGATTCCCGCGGGCTGGTGGCACTGGGTGCACGCGCTCGACGTCAGCGTGTCCGTCACCTTCCAGGAGTTCGACGTCCCGGGAGGCAACACCTGGTGGAGGCTCGGATGA
- a CDS encoding cupin-like domain-containing protein encodes MTRDDSESLPASVSSWLAENLTAGVGPARLVEGLLTLGLSEPRAREAMRTIAEHPAVRHGLRSAPLRDELEALLTARAALHAQRHPGPAPLAVERRRGLVAQDFFERYYARNQPVVIEGLLDDWPARTRWTPEWLAEHFGDEPVEVMAGRDAEADPDFHAERLRRTWLLRELVTHVRGTRGSDDVYLVARNSLLLRPAFRPLLGDLRPPAGYIHPDLSAPDSVHLWFGPAGTVSNLHHDHLNVLFCQVLGRKRFWLLPPCETPRLYNDRGLYSAVDIRAPDLTRYPGFARATLHSCVVGPGDTLLIPVGWWHAVEALDVSMSVTFVSFDRPQRNVEWRDYWIGPRPERVPR; translated from the coding sequence ATGACCCGTGACGACAGCGAGAGCCTGCCGGCGTCGGTGTCTTCCTGGCTCGCGGAAAACTTGACCGCGGGGGTGGGGCCCGCCCGGCTCGTCGAGGGTTTGCTCACGCTCGGGCTGTCCGAGCCCCGGGCCCGCGAGGCCATGCGCACCATCGCCGAGCACCCCGCGGTGCGTCACGGGCTGCGCTCCGCCCCCTTGCGCGACGAGCTGGAGGCCCTGTTGACGGCGCGCGCCGCGCTGCACGCCCAGCGTCACCCGGGGCCCGCGCCCTTGGCCGTGGAGCGGCGCCGCGGGCTTGTGGCCCAGGACTTCTTCGAGCGCTACTACGCGCGCAACCAGCCTGTCGTCATCGAGGGGCTCCTGGACGACTGGCCCGCACGGACGCGGTGGACGCCGGAGTGGCTGGCGGAGCACTTCGGAGACGAGCCGGTCGAGGTGATGGCGGGTCGCGACGCGGAGGCGGACCCGGACTTCCACGCCGAGCGCCTGCGTCGCACGTGGCTCCTGCGCGAGCTGGTGACGCACGTGCGCGGGACGCGCGGCTCCGACGACGTGTACCTGGTGGCGCGCAACAGCCTGCTGTTGCGGCCCGCGTTCCGCCCGTTGCTCGGGGACTTGCGTCCTCCCGCGGGCTACATCCATCCGGACCTGAGCGCTCCGGACAGCGTGCACCTGTGGTTCGGTCCCGCGGGCACGGTGTCCAACCTCCACCACGACCACCTCAACGTCCTCTTCTGCCAGGTGCTGGGGCGCAAGCGCTTCTGGCTCTTGCCGCCCTGTGAGACGCCCCGCCTCTACAACGACCGGGGGCTCTACAGCGCGGTGGACATCCGCGCCCCGGACCTGACGCGCTACCCGGGCTTCGCGCGCGCCACGCTGCATTCGTGTGTGGTGGGGCCGGGAGACACGCTGCTGATTCCGGTGGGCTGGTGGCACGCGGTGGAGGCCCTGGACGTCAGCATGTCGGTGACGTTCGTCAGCTTCGACAGACCCCAGCGCAACGTGGAGTGGCGCGACTACTGGATTGGCCCCAGACCGGAGAGGGTTCCACGATGA